From a region of the Hyalangium minutum genome:
- a CDS encoding dihydrolipoamide acetyltransferase family protein codes for MALFEFKLPDLGEGVMEGELVKWHVKEGDSVKEDQTIAEVMTDKATVTVPSPKAGRVVKTHGKEGEMAKVHQLLITLDVEGAAPAQAEGPPAAQPVAAAAAAPAAASNGAGASSKVLATPLTRRMAREHGLNLAEIAGSGSQGRVTKADVVAALEGRTTSNVVSQAPAVQVRPSAAPVASGRGDERVPLRGLRKKIAEKMVRSKFTMPHFAFVEEVDGSDLVALRKRLNSQLKSAGEDIKLTFLPFIVKAVIAALKKYPHLNANFDETTQELVVRGEYNIGIAAQTPDGLTVAVVRNADRLTLRELAQEISRLGTAARERKLKMEELTGGTFTITSLGQSGGLFATPIINHPEVGILGVHKLRKRPVVDKNDQIVVREMMNLSLSCDHRVIDGSVAAEFVYEVIKYLEQPDMLFLAMA; via the coding sequence ATGGCTCTCTTTGAATTCAAGCTCCCCGATCTCGGCGAAGGCGTGATGGAGGGCGAGCTCGTCAAGTGGCACGTGAAGGAAGGCGACTCGGTCAAGGAGGACCAGACGATCGCCGAGGTGATGACCGACAAGGCCACCGTCACCGTGCCCAGCCCGAAGGCCGGCCGCGTCGTGAAGACGCACGGCAAGGAGGGCGAGATGGCCAAGGTTCACCAGCTCCTCATCACGCTCGACGTGGAGGGCGCCGCCCCCGCTCAGGCCGAGGGCCCTCCGGCGGCTCAGCCTGTGGCAGCGGCTGCGGCGGCTCCGGCGGCGGCTTCGAATGGGGCGGGTGCGTCGTCCAAGGTGCTGGCCACGCCGCTCACCCGGCGCATGGCGCGCGAGCACGGGCTGAACCTCGCGGAGATCGCGGGCTCCGGTTCGCAGGGCCGTGTGACGAAGGCGGATGTCGTGGCGGCCCTGGAAGGCCGGACGACGTCCAACGTGGTCTCCCAGGCTCCCGCTGTGCAGGTGCGTCCCTCGGCGGCTCCGGTGGCCTCGGGCCGTGGGGACGAGCGCGTCCCGCTGCGCGGCCTCCGCAAGAAGATCGCGGAGAAGATGGTGCGGTCGAAGTTCACGATGCCGCACTTCGCCTTCGTGGAGGAGGTGGATGGGAGCGATCTCGTGGCGCTGCGCAAGCGCCTCAACTCGCAGCTGAAGAGCGCGGGCGAGGACATCAAGCTCACCTTCCTCCCGTTCATCGTGAAGGCGGTGATCGCCGCGCTGAAGAAGTACCCGCACCTCAACGCCAACTTCGACGAGACCACGCAGGAGCTGGTCGTCCGGGGCGAGTACAACATCGGCATCGCGGCGCAGACGCCGGACGGGCTCACCGTGGCGGTGGTGCGCAACGCGGACCGGCTCACGCTGCGCGAGCTGGCGCAGGAGATCTCCCGGCTGGGGACGGCGGCCCGCGAGCGCAAGCTGAAGATGGAGGAGCTGACGGGCGGCACCTTCACCATCACGTCGCTCGGGCAGAGCGGTGGCCTGTTCGCCACGCCGATCATCAACCACCCCGAGGTGGGCATCCTCGGCGTGCACAAGCTGCGCAAGCGCCCCGTGGTGGACAAGAACGACCAGATCGTCGTGCGCGAGATGATGAACCTCTCGCTGTCGTGCGATCACCGCGTCATCGACGGCTCCGTGGCGGCCGAGTTCGTGTACGAGGTCATCAAGTACCTCGAGCAGCCGGACATGCTGTTCCTGGCCATGGCCTAG
- a CDS encoding ClpX C4-type zinc finger protein, with the protein MSNPREHIRAAQAAELRGDKPGAIAELRRASALYRRAGNPARAIQLLRHAQSLDPSREDVAAELRRVEGLAVPSLQQTLPGEESEASEGAVVLELRPAPDELTERQRLIEEALRQASGSEEGGPSQEEGARWQVEAPPGGGLQPVDIQEASRRAFEWARKHLQDQEERAPREWSVEEEEGTSGGLEMRPVEEPEPQANATHEGHVHLRARPADVGLEVKALVAQDMTALVAEVISPTAASEEAPQGYRLSPGDFRAYEEQVSPSAHEEPPARNEARSEERALIERGPTRADPAIDAWCSFCCRPRAEVGELVAGPTGSFICATCVGESSGLLGLEEAAPGRARPSRRKETQAEVAGLVGQQEARELLERALQVGARRVLVVGPVGTGKSAWFRQLERQERGTLMTLETLEQGAGGPVVLVENVDRLSPEAQERLSSFLARHPERTVLMSARGSLGAPKLLLQGAEGSLPVLSTRALSEGVLNSVSVSLLEQIQLAIPLQVPTREEFMEIARQLLGPRAPLLALSDDLLAAIASEAAVSPRAGHELLALLARVPEGSWSLVTAGKGTAAQKKKKSAPKPKARSAGRGRRKGTK; encoded by the coding sequence ATGTCCAATCCTCGAGAACACATCCGTGCCGCCCAGGCCGCGGAGCTGAGGGGAGACAAGCCGGGCGCCATCGCCGAGCTGCGCCGGGCGTCTGCGCTCTACCGGCGTGCGGGCAACCCCGCCCGGGCCATCCAGCTCCTGCGCCATGCTCAATCCCTGGACCCGTCCCGGGAGGACGTGGCCGCGGAGCTGCGCAGGGTTGAGGGGCTCGCGGTGCCCTCGCTCCAGCAGACCTTGCCGGGGGAAGAGTCCGAGGCCTCGGAAGGGGCGGTCGTGCTGGAGTTGAGGCCGGCCCCGGACGAGCTGACCGAGCGCCAGCGGCTCATCGAGGAGGCCCTGCGCCAGGCCTCCGGCTCGGAGGAGGGCGGCCCTTCCCAGGAGGAGGGGGCGCGCTGGCAGGTGGAGGCGCCGCCAGGAGGCGGTCTCCAGCCCGTGGATATCCAGGAAGCGAGCCGCCGGGCGTTCGAGTGGGCCCGCAAGCACCTCCAGGACCAAGAGGAGCGGGCGCCGCGCGAGTGGTCGGTCGAGGAGGAAGAGGGCACCTCCGGCGGGCTTGAGATGCGTCCCGTCGAGGAGCCCGAGCCCCAGGCCAATGCCACCCACGAAGGCCACGTTCACCTCCGGGCCCGCCCGGCGGACGTGGGGCTGGAAGTGAAGGCCCTCGTCGCGCAGGACATGACGGCGCTGGTCGCAGAGGTCATCTCCCCCACGGCCGCCTCCGAGGAAGCCCCACAAGGGTACAGGCTGTCCCCTGGTGATTTCCGCGCTTACGAGGAGCAGGTCTCGCCCTCGGCCCATGAAGAACCTCCGGCGAGGAATGAGGCCCGCTCCGAGGAGCGAGCCCTGATCGAGCGAGGCCCCACCCGGGCGGATCCCGCGATCGATGCGTGGTGCTCGTTCTGCTGCCGCCCTCGGGCGGAGGTAGGCGAGCTGGTCGCGGGGCCCACGGGCTCCTTCATCTGCGCCACGTGCGTGGGCGAGTCCAGCGGGTTGCTCGGCCTGGAGGAGGCGGCACCCGGGCGTGCTCGGCCTTCGCGCCGGAAGGAGACGCAAGCGGAGGTGGCCGGGCTCGTGGGCCAACAGGAGGCCCGTGAGCTGTTAGAGCGGGCGCTTCAGGTGGGCGCGCGGCGGGTGTTGGTGGTCGGACCCGTGGGGACGGGCAAGTCCGCCTGGTTCCGGCAACTGGAGCGCCAGGAACGCGGGACGCTCATGACGCTCGAGACGCTGGAGCAGGGCGCCGGAGGCCCGGTGGTGCTCGTGGAGAATGTGGATCGGCTCTCGCCCGAGGCGCAGGAGCGGCTCAGCTCCTTTCTGGCGCGGCATCCGGAGCGGACGGTGCTGATGAGCGCGAGAGGCTCCCTCGGTGCGCCGAAGCTCCTGCTTCAAGGAGCGGAGGGAAGCCTCCCAGTGCTCAGCACCCGCGCATTGAGCGAGGGCGTGCTCAACTCGGTTTCGGTGTCGTTGCTCGAGCAGATCCAGCTGGCGATCCCGCTCCAGGTTCCCACCCGGGAGGAGTTCATGGAGATCGCCCGGCAGTTGCTGGGGCCGAGGGCTCCGCTGCTGGCCCTGTCGGACGACCTCCTGGCCGCGATCGCCTCGGAGGCCGCGGTCTCGCCTCGCGCCGGGCATGAGCTGCTCGCCCTGCTGGCGCGGGTGCCCGAGGGCTCGTGGAGCCTCGTGACGGCAGGGAAGGGGACGGCAGCCCAGAAGAAGAAGAAGTCAGCACCGAAGCCCAAGGCCAGGTCGGCCGGGCGCGGACGGCGGAAGGGGACGAAGTGA
- the lipB gene encoding lipoyl(octanoyl) transferase LipB gives MSTLTVYRLGRVEYEDGLALMQRFTDARKQELVGDALLLLEHPPVLTLGRGAKRENIVASDERLATEGVEIFETNRGGDVTYHGPGQVVGYPIFLLPQHRQDVRRYVRDVESCIIQTLAEYGLTTGTIPKWPGVWIGREGAPDARKIAAIGIHISRWLTTHGFALNVNTHLPHFQLIVPCGIREAGVTSMQKELGHIVSVPDVEETLARHFTTVFESERRTGEVSMRTVSIAVVRGQGPQARVLVVRRTAERGGFWQTITGRVEPGETPEQAAARELAEEAGLSLPVRPLNYRHAFALGELLPPKLVEETAFAAWLPEGQEVKLGPEHDAHEWLEPSAALQRLPFKGLREGVKRALASIER, from the coding sequence GTGAGCACGCTCACGGTCTACAGGCTCGGCCGCGTGGAGTACGAAGACGGCCTCGCGCTCATGCAGCGCTTCACGGATGCGCGGAAGCAGGAGCTTGTCGGCGACGCGCTGCTGTTGCTGGAGCACCCGCCTGTCCTGACGCTCGGGCGCGGCGCGAAGCGGGAGAACATCGTCGCCTCCGACGAGCGGCTGGCCACCGAGGGCGTGGAGATCTTCGAGACCAACCGCGGCGGCGACGTCACCTACCACGGTCCCGGGCAAGTGGTGGGCTACCCCATCTTCCTGCTGCCCCAGCACCGCCAGGACGTGCGCCGCTACGTGCGCGACGTGGAGTCCTGCATCATCCAGACGCTGGCCGAGTACGGGCTCACCACGGGCACCATCCCCAAGTGGCCCGGCGTGTGGATCGGCAGGGAGGGCGCTCCGGACGCCCGGAAGATCGCCGCCATTGGCATCCACATCTCCCGCTGGCTCACGACGCACGGGTTCGCGCTGAACGTGAACACGCACCTGCCGCACTTCCAGCTCATCGTCCCGTGCGGCATCCGCGAGGCGGGCGTCACCTCCATGCAGAAGGAGCTGGGCCACATCGTCTCCGTGCCGGACGTGGAGGAGACGCTGGCCCGCCACTTCACCACCGTCTTCGAGAGCGAGCGCCGCACCGGAGAAGTCTCCATGCGCACGGTGAGCATCGCCGTGGTGCGAGGGCAGGGGCCTCAGGCGCGCGTGCTCGTGGTGCGCCGCACCGCCGAGCGCGGAGGCTTCTGGCAGACGATCACCGGCCGCGTGGAGCCGGGCGAAACCCCCGAGCAGGCCGCTGCCCGCGAGCTGGCGGAGGAGGCGGGCCTGAGCCTGCCGGTGCGTCCGCTGAACTACCGCCATGCGTTCGCGCTGGGCGAGCTGCTGCCTCCGAAGCTGGTGGAGGAGACGGCCTTCGCCGCGTGGCTCCCGGAGGGCCAGGAGGTGAAGCTCGGGCCCGAGCACGACGCCCACGAGTGGCTGGAGCCTTCCGCCGCGCTGCAGCGCCTGCCGTTCAAGGGGCTGCGCGAGGGCGTGAAGCGGGCGCTCGCTTCCATCGAGCGCTGA